AGCGCCGGCGGCCAGCATGGCTTCGGCGCGGTGCAGCAGGGCCGCCTCGTCGGCCGGGCCTAGCCGCGAGCCGGGATAAAACGAATCGGGCGTGACGTTGAGAATGCCCATCACCTGGGGCTGGCGCAGGTCGAGCAGCCGGCCGTGGGGGCTGCGCAATACATTGGTGAAGGGTTGATTTTGTGGATTTTGCAGGGGCATGAGGGCGGGGTGGGTGGGCGGGGTAGCGAGCGCGGTGGGTTAAATATCCGGCGCTGCGGGCGAACTTGCCGGGCCGTCTGGCCTGGCCGCCATTTCCCGGCGCGGGCGTCATTTCCCGCAGCGGGCGCAGCGGTTTACGCAGCGGTGCGCAGAGCGCGGCTGCTTTCTGGTCTTCCTTACTGATTTTCTCCGTTGCAAACCCCCGACCACTACGACTTGATTTTGAGCCGCTGCCGCGAGCTGTTTCTGGCCAAAACCCACGACTACGGCACGGCCTGGCGCATTTTGCGCCTGCCCTCCGTTACGGACCAGCTTTTTATCAAGGCCAGCCGCATCCGCACTATTCAGGAGACGGGCACGCAAAAAATTGCCGATGGCGTGGACGAGGAGTTTGTGGCTATCATCAACTACTGCCTCATCGCGCTCATGCAGCTGCGCCTGCCCCCTAGTGCGCCCCTCGACCTGCCCACCGCCGAGGTAGCCGCTGCCTACGACCGCGAAAACGCCCAGAACCGCGAGCTGCTGCTGGCCAAAAACCACGACTACGGCGAGGCCTGGCGCCAGATGCGCGTGAGCAGCATCACCGACCTCATTCTGATGAAGTTGCACCGCATCAAGCAGCTCGAAGATATTGGCGGGGCGGCCCTGGTGAGCGAAAGTGTGGAGGGCGGCTACCGCGACATGTTGAACTACGCCGTGTTTGCCCTCATTTTGCGCGAAGAAGCGGCCAGCCCCGCGCCGCGCCCGTAAGGGGCTAGCCGGCCCCCACGACCTTTGCCTTACAACTATGCCGATTTCTCTTCCCCAACCCATGCGCCAGGTTACCCGCTTATGCTGGGCGCTGCTGGGCATCCTGTTTATTTTTTCGGGCCTCGTTAAGCTCAACGACCCGGTGGGCACGGCCTACAAGCTGGAAGAATATTTCGAAGTATTTTCGGGCGATGTGCCGGCGCTGAGCTGGCTCTTCGACCCGCTGCACAATGCCAGCCGCTTTCTGAGCGTGGCCCTGAGCTCGCTCGAAGTTATCCTGGGCGTGGCGCTGCTGCTGCGCTGGTACCTGCGCCAAACGCTCTTGGCGCTGCTGGCGCTGCTCGTGTTTTTCGCGTTTCTCACCTTCTACTCGGCGGCCTTTAACAAGGTGACGGACTGCGGCTGCTTCGGCGACTTCATCAAGCTTAAGCCCTGGACGTCGTTCGTGAAAGACCTGTTTTTGCTCGGGCTCTGGCTGGTGGTGTTCTTCAACCAGAAGCACCTGCGGCACTCGTTTTTGCGCGGCACGGCGGCCCTCATGGCCATGACGTTTGCCAGCGCCCTGGCCATTGGCATCGGGGTGCGGGCGCTGGGGCACTTGCCGTATTTCG
The genomic region above belongs to Hymenobacter sp. BRD128 and contains:
- a CDS encoding DUF1599 domain-containing protein, with protein sequence MQTPDHYDLILSRCRELFLAKTHDYGTAWRILRLPSVTDQLFIKASRIRTIQETGTQKIADGVDEEFVAIINYCLIALMQLRLPPSAPLDLPTAEVAAAYDRENAQNRELLLAKNHDYGEAWRQMRVSSITDLILMKLHRIKQLEDIGGAALVSESVEGGYRDMLNYAVFALILREEAASPAPRP
- a CDS encoding BT_3928 family protein, whose amino-acid sequence is MPISLPQPMRQVTRLCWALLGILFIFSGLVKLNDPVGTAYKLEEYFEVFSGDVPALSWLFDPLHNASRFLSVALSSLEVILGVALLLRWYLRQTLLALLALLVFFAFLTFYSAAFNKVTDCGCFGDFIKLKPWTSFVKDLFLLGLWLVVFFNQKHLRHSFLRGTAALMAMTFASALAIGIGVRALGHLPYFDFLPYKVGNSIPQLMKPAEAPRYRYTFERGGKTLEAEQFPTDSTWQYKSMTVLNPLQSTPAITDFVITDPEGNDITKQVLTGNKLILIVQNTNKADRERFPEFNKLFEEASKSRKHIDVLTITSTAAGKFDSFRHDVNLATPYAFADATVLKSVIRANPGLLVLHNGTVVAKYHYHDIPALYQVEKALQ